The following are encoded in a window of Bacillus sp. SORGH_AS_0510 genomic DNA:
- the trpS gene encoding tryptophan--tRNA ligase has translation MKTIFSGIQPSGTITLGNYIGAMMQFVELQHEYNCYFCIVDQHAITVPQDPLALRKNIRSLAALYIAVGIDPNKASLFIQSEVPAHAQAGWMMQCVSYIGELERMTQFKDKSTGKEAVSASLLTYPPLMAADILLYNTDLVPVGEDQKQHMELTRDLAERFNKKYNNILTVPEISIPKVGARIMSLQEPTKKMSKSDPNPKSFITPLDEPNQIIKKIKSAVTDSEGIVKYDKENKPGISNLLSIYSILTKKPISEIEEMYVGKGYGDFKGDLAEVVVNVFKPIQEKYYNLMESSELDDILDRGAEKANLVASRTLKKMENAMGLGRKKRR, from the coding sequence ATGAAAACAATTTTTTCAGGTATTCAACCAAGTGGTACGATTACACTAGGGAACTATATAGGAGCAATGATGCAGTTTGTTGAATTGCAACATGAATATAATTGCTATTTTTGCATCGTTGACCAGCATGCGATTACTGTTCCCCAAGATCCATTAGCTCTTCGCAAAAATATTAGAAGCTTAGCAGCACTTTATATTGCTGTAGGGATTGACCCAAACAAGGCATCGTTATTTATTCAATCAGAGGTTCCAGCACACGCTCAGGCCGGGTGGATGATGCAATGTGTCTCATATATTGGAGAGCTAGAAAGAATGACCCAATTTAAGGACAAATCAACAGGAAAAGAAGCTGTTTCTGCAAGCTTATTGACCTACCCACCACTCATGGCTGCAGATATTTTATTGTATAACACGGACCTTGTTCCTGTTGGTGAGGACCAAAAACAACATATGGAATTAACACGTGACTTAGCAGAAAGGTTTAACAAGAAGTATAACAACATCCTTACTGTGCCGGAGATTAGTATACCTAAGGTTGGTGCAAGAATCATGTCACTTCAAGAACCAACCAAAAAGATGAGTAAATCAGACCCAAATCCAAAGTCCTTTATTACACCTTTGGATGAGCCGAATCAGATCATTAAAAAAATTAAAAGTGCAGTTACTGATTCAGAAGGAATTGTTAAATACGACAAAGAAAACAAACCAGGAATTTCCAATCTCCTTTCCATTTACTCGATATTGACTAAGAAGCCTATTTCTGAAATTGAAGAAATGTATGTAGGAAAAGGTTATGGAGATTTTAAAGGCGACTTAGCCGAAGTGGTTGTTAATGTCTTTAAACCAATTCAAGAAAAATACTACAATTTAATGGAATCAAGCGAGCTTGATGATATTTTAGATCGCGGTGCTGAAAAAGCAAACTTGGTAGCAAGCAGGACCCTTAAAAAGATGGAAAATGCAATGGGTCTTGGTAGAAAAAAAAGAAGATAA
- a CDS encoding peptide ABC transporter substrate-binding protein: protein MKKSKLSLLLVLSLVLSMFLAACSGGGSKETGKGKTEGNKNAGKEEQLADEQVLNVLESAEIPTMDSVMAEDVMGFTMLNATNEGLYRLDADQKVIPGVADGMPTYNDDKTVLTIKLRKDAKWSNGDPVTAHDFVYSWQRAINPDTASPYGPYFMMGKIKNATEISEGKAKLEDLGIKALDDYTLEITLVRALPYIESYITFQLFYPQNQKFVEAQGADYAKDAAHLLYNGPFKMTKWDGPTATEWVLEKNETYTNAKDVTLTKINFNVSKDPQASANAFTAGETDITPKLAQAAILSQYEGSDELLRYQEPSIWWLKMNEKNPALKNKNIRKAIALSVDKKALVDDVLANGSIEADFLVPKGFAFLDGKDFRDTAGQWSKTNKEEAKKYWDKGLAELGVKEVKFTYVGQDTETAKTTDAFIKDQLEKNLPGLKLTIESVPFKIRIARENKFEYDILMGGWGPDYADPMTYMDLWITGGEQQHMDYSNPEFDKLIKAASEDLVDKPQERWKALQDAEKILLEDDAAIAPLYQRSVNLLINPKVKGFAHHAFGADYSYQWIKITK, encoded by the coding sequence GTGAAGAAATCAAAACTTTCACTACTTCTAGTTTTATCACTAGTACTTAGCATGTTCCTAGCAGCTTGTTCAGGCGGCGGTAGTAAGGAAACAGGCAAAGGTAAAACTGAAGGCAATAAAAATGCTGGTAAAGAAGAGCAATTAGCGGATGAGCAAGTTCTTAACGTTTTAGAATCTGCTGAAATCCCAACAATGGACAGCGTAATGGCCGAAGACGTAATGGGCTTTACAATGTTAAACGCTACTAACGAAGGTTTATATCGTTTAGATGCAGACCAAAAGGTTATTCCTGGAGTAGCTGATGGTATGCCAACATACAACGACGATAAAACAGTTTTAACAATCAAATTAAGAAAAGATGCAAAATGGTCAAATGGTGACCCTGTAACTGCACATGACTTTGTATATTCATGGCAACGTGCAATCAATCCAGATACTGCTTCACCTTATGGTCCATACTTCATGATGGGCAAGATCAAAAACGCAACTGAAATTTCTGAAGGTAAAGCGAAGCTTGAAGACCTAGGTATTAAAGCTTTAGACGATTATACTTTAGAAATTACTCTAGTGAGAGCATTACCTTACATCGAGTCTTATATCACTTTCCAATTGTTCTATCCACAAAACCAAAAGTTTGTTGAAGCACAAGGCGCTGACTATGCAAAGGATGCTGCTCACCTACTTTATAACGGTCCTTTCAAAATGACTAAGTGGGATGGCCCAACTGCTACTGAGTGGGTATTAGAAAAGAACGAAACTTATACAAATGCTAAAGACGTTACTTTAACAAAAATTAACTTCAACGTGTCAAAAGATCCACAAGCATCTGCTAACGCATTTACTGCTGGTGAAACTGACATTACACCAAAGCTTGCACAAGCTGCAATCCTTTCACAATACGAAGGATCTGATGAATTATTACGTTACCAAGAGCCATCAATCTGGTGGTTAAAAATGAACGAAAAGAACCCTGCATTGAAAAATAAAAACATCCGTAAAGCTATTGCATTGTCTGTAGACAAAAAAGCATTAGTTGATGATGTTTTAGCAAACGGTTCAATCGAAGCTGATTTCTTAGTACCAAAAGGTTTTGCTTTCTTAGATGGAAAAGATTTCCGTGACACTGCTGGTCAATGGTCTAAGACAAACAAAGAAGAAGCTAAGAAATATTGGGATAAAGGTTTAGCTGAACTAGGTGTTAAAGAAGTGAAGTTTACTTATGTTGGTCAAGACACTGAAACAGCAAAAACTACTGATGCATTCATTAAAGACCAGTTAGAGAAAAATCTTCCTGGATTAAAGCTTACTATTGAAAGCGTACCGTTCAAAATCCGTATCGCTCGTGAAAATAAATTCGAATATGATATCTTAATGGGTGGTTGGGGACCAGACTATGCTGACCCAATGACTTATATGGATCTTTGGATCACTGGCGGAGAGCAACAACACATGGATTACTCAAATCCAGAATTTGATAAGTTAATCAAAGCTGCTAGTGAAGATTTAGTTGATAAGCCACAAGAGCGCTGGAAAGCATTACAAGATGCTGAAAAAATCTTATTAGAAGATGATGCAGCAATTGCACCTCTTTACCAACGTTCTGTAAACTTATTGATCAACCCTAAAGTTAAAGGCTTCGCTCACCATGCATTTGGTGCTGACTATAGTTACCAGTGGATTAAAATCACAAAATAG
- the pepF gene encoding oligoendopeptidase F, which translates to MSNETAVKSLPTRSEIPVEDTWKLEDIFTSDQEWEKEFQDVKNQISGIKEYEGKLGESADTLYNALQFQDKLLERIGKLYTYSHMRYDQDTTNSFYQGLDDRMKNLYSQAGSQLAFIVPEILSIEEEKVANFLQEKPELKLYEHAIAEINLQRPHVLSAEQEALLAEASEVMNASSNTFGMLNNADIEFPSIKDESGEEVEITHGRYIRFLESEDQRVRRDAFKAVYKTYGSFKNTFSSTLSGNVKKDNFNARIRKYDSARHAALAANNIPESVYDNLVNTINENLHLLHRYVKLRKRVLGLNELHMYDLYTPLVKDVKMEIKYEEAKDLILNGLSPLGQEYGEILKSGFESRWVDVHENKGKRSGAYSSGAYGTHPYILMNWQDNVNNLFTLAHEFGHSVHSYYTRKSQPYPYGNYSIFVAEVASTCNEALLNDYLLKTIDDEQKRIYLLNHYLEGFRGTVFRQTMFAEFEHLIHQKAQNNEALTADALTESYFALNKKYFGEEDIIIDEEIGLEWARIPHFYYNYYVYQYATGFSAATALSKQILEEGEPAVKRYIDFLSAGSSDYPIEVLKKAGVDMTSADPIKNACKVFEEKLNELEKLLS; encoded by the coding sequence ATGTCAAATGAAACTGCAGTAAAGTCACTACCAACTAGAAGTGAAATACCTGTAGAGGATACTTGGAAATTAGAAGATATTTTTACAAGCGATCAGGAGTGGGAAAAAGAGTTTCAGGACGTGAAGAATCAAATTTCTGGAATTAAGGAATACGAAGGAAAATTAGGTGAAAGTGCTGATACACTATATAATGCTTTACAATTCCAGGATAAGCTGCTAGAACGGATTGGAAAGCTTTATACATATTCACATATGCGCTATGATCAAGATACAACGAATTCTTTTTACCAAGGTTTGGATGACCGTATGAAAAATCTTTATTCTCAAGCAGGAAGTCAGCTTGCATTTATTGTTCCTGAAATTCTATCTATTGAGGAAGAGAAGGTAGCTAACTTTTTGCAGGAAAAACCGGAGCTTAAGCTTTATGAACATGCGATTGCTGAGATTAACTTGCAGCGCCCACATGTATTATCAGCTGAGCAGGAAGCGTTACTAGCAGAAGCTAGCGAAGTAATGAATGCATCTAGTAATACATTTGGAATGCTTAATAATGCAGACATAGAATTCCCTTCTATTAAAGATGAGAGTGGGGAAGAGGTAGAAATTACCCATGGCCGTTATATACGTTTCTTAGAAAGCGAAGACCAACGCGTACGGCGTGATGCATTTAAAGCCGTTTATAAAACTTATGGAAGCTTTAAAAATACATTTTCCAGCACATTAAGTGGGAATGTGAAAAAGGATAATTTTAATGCACGGATTAGAAAGTATGATTCGGCAAGACATGCTGCACTAGCGGCTAATAATATCCCTGAAAGTGTGTATGATAATCTGGTTAATACCATTAATGAGAATCTACACCTTTTACACCGATATGTGAAACTTAGAAAAAGGGTTTTGGGTCTTAATGAACTGCATATGTATGACCTATATACACCACTTGTGAAAGATGTAAAAATGGAGATTAAGTATGAGGAAGCAAAGGATTTAATTCTAAATGGACTATCTCCGTTAGGTCAGGAGTATGGAGAAATACTGAAGTCAGGCTTCGAAAGCCGCTGGGTTGATGTTCATGAGAATAAGGGGAAACGAAGTGGTGCGTATTCGTCGGGTGCTTACGGAACACATCCATATATTTTAATGAACTGGCAGGACAACGTAAACAACCTATTCACTCTCGCACATGAATTTGGTCATTCTGTACACAGCTATTATACAAGAAAATCACAGCCTTATCCGTACGGAAACTACTCTATTTTTGTTGCTGAAGTTGCTTCTACATGTAATGAAGCCTTGCTAAATGATTATTTACTAAAGACTATTGATGATGAGCAGAAGCGAATTTATCTTCTTAATCATTATTTAGAAGGTTTCAGGGGGACAGTATTCCGTCAAACCATGTTTGCTGAATTTGAGCATTTGATTCATCAGAAGGCACAGAATAATGAAGCATTAACAGCGGACGCTTTAACAGAAAGCTATTTTGCTCTGAACAAAAAGTATTTTGGTGAAGAAGATATCATTATTGATGAAGAAATTGGTTTAGAGTGGGCGAGAATCCCTCATTTCTACTACAATTATTATGTGTATCAATATGCAACAGGTTTCAGTGCTGCAACTGCCCTAAGTAAGCAGATCTTAGAAGAAGGGGAGCCAGCTGTTAAGCGTTATATCGATTTCCTAAGTGCGGGAAGCTCAGACTATCCAATTGAGGTGTTAAAGAAAGCGGGAGTCGATATGACAAGTGCAGACCCTATTAAGAATGCATGCAAAGTATTCGAAGAAAAACTAAATGAATTAGAGAAATTATTATCATAG
- the opp3b gene encoding oligopeptide ABC transporter permease — translation MAKYLLQRVIYMLITLFIVVSVTFFLMKLIPGSPFNNFEKLSQFQQALLLEKYGLNDPVPVQYLSYLGAMVKGDLGISFQFDNTPVTELLANRIGPSATLGLEAMLFGAFFGILLGVLSALKQNTWVDYGSTFIAVVGKSVPSFIFAGLLQYYIAVKLGWLPVMFWRGPEYTILPTIALAMFPISIAARFMRTEMIEVLGSDYITLAKAKGASYWQISVKHALRNALIPVVTVLGPLAVGLMTGSLVIERIFGIPGLGEQFVKSISVNDYPVIMGTNILFAVLFVVIILVVDILYGIIDPRIRISGGKTK, via the coding sequence ATGGCAAAATATCTCTTGCAACGTGTGATTTATATGTTAATTACACTTTTCATTGTAGTATCAGTTACTTTTTTCCTCATGAAACTTATTCCAGGAAGCCCATTTAATAACTTTGAAAAACTCTCACAATTCCAGCAAGCCCTTTTGCTAGAAAAATATGGGTTAAATGACCCCGTGCCTGTTCAGTATTTAAGTTATTTAGGTGCTATGGTAAAAGGTGATCTGGGAATTTCCTTTCAATTCGATAATACCCCTGTAACAGAACTTCTCGCTAATCGTATTGGACCATCAGCCACATTGGGCTTAGAAGCTATGCTATTTGGTGCATTCTTTGGAATTCTGCTAGGTGTTCTTTCTGCACTGAAGCAAAATACCTGGGTAGATTACGGTTCAACTTTTATTGCAGTAGTAGGTAAGTCGGTTCCATCATTTATTTTTGCTGGTTTACTTCAGTATTACATTGCAGTTAAACTAGGGTGGCTTCCAGTAATGTTTTGGAGAGGGCCGGAATATACCATCCTGCCAACCATTGCATTAGCCATGTTCCCTATTTCAATTGCTGCGCGTTTTATGCGTACAGAAATGATTGAAGTACTGGGATCGGATTATATTACACTTGCTAAGGCAAAAGGTGCGAGCTACTGGCAAATTAGTGTCAAGCATGCTCTTAGAAATGCCTTAATCCCGGTTGTTACTGTGTTAGGACCATTGGCTGTTGGATTAATGACTGGATCACTTGTTATTGAGAGAATATTTGGTATTCCTGGCTTAGGTGAACAGTTTGTAAAATCTATCAGCGTAAACGATTATCCGGTAATTATGGGTACAAATATTTTATTTGCAGTACTATTCGTAGTAATTATTCTAGTTGTTGATATTCTTTACGGAATTATCGACCCACGTATTCGTATTTCGGGGGGGAAAACTAAATGA
- a CDS encoding ABC transporter ATP-binding protein: MEKILQVKDLNISFHTFSGEVQAIRGVSFDLLKGETLAIVGESGSGKSVTTKSIMRLLPEHNSEIKNGEILFDGKDLTKLKDKDMQKIRGKDISMIFQDPMTSLNPTMKIGNQIMEPLIKHQNMSKHAAKERAIDLLKLVGIPKPEIRVNQYPHQFSGGMRQRVVIAIALACNPKVLIADEPTTALDVTIQAQILELMKDLQKKIDTSIIFITHDLGVVANVADRVAVMYGGKIVEIGTADEIFYNPQHPYTWGLISSMPDMDTHDEELFSIPGTPPDLLDPPKGDAFAPRNPYVMKIDLEQEPPFFKVSDTHYAATWLLHPDAPKVEPPEAVKRRQNQYVGNAGVATLEKVTTGQFPGKKEGK; this comes from the coding sequence ATGGAGAAAATTTTACAAGTTAAAGATTTAAATATCTCATTCCATACTTTTTCTGGTGAAGTTCAAGCGATTCGTGGAGTTAGCTTTGATTTATTAAAAGGTGAAACACTTGCAATCGTTGGTGAATCAGGTTCTGGAAAATCAGTAACAACTAAGTCAATTATGCGTCTACTTCCTGAACACAACTCAGAGATAAAAAATGGTGAAATTCTTTTTGACGGAAAAGATTTAACAAAGTTAAAAGATAAAGACATGCAAAAAATCCGTGGGAAAGATATTTCAATGATTTTCCAGGATCCAATGACTTCTTTAAATCCAACTATGAAGATTGGCAACCAAATAATGGAGCCGCTTATTAAGCATCAAAACATGAGCAAGCATGCTGCAAAAGAAAGAGCGATTGACCTATTAAAACTAGTGGGTATTCCAAAACCTGAAATTCGGGTGAATCAATATCCACACCAATTCTCAGGTGGTATGAGACAGAGGGTAGTTATTGCAATTGCCTTAGCGTGTAACCCTAAGGTTCTAATTGCAGACGAACCAACAACTGCATTGGATGTTACCATCCAAGCACAAATCTTAGAATTAATGAAAGATCTACAAAAGAAGATTGATACATCAATCATTTTCATTACACATGATCTTGGTGTTGTTGCAAACGTAGCAGACCGAGTAGCAGTTATGTACGGTGGGAAAATCGTAGAAATTGGTACAGCTGATGAAATTTTCTACAATCCACAGCATCCATACACGTGGGGATTAATTAGTTCTATGCCGGACATGGATACACATGATGAGGAGTTATTCTCTATTCCGGGAACACCTCCTGATTTATTGGATCCACCAAAGGGAGATGCCTTTGCACCTCGTAACCCTTATGTAATGAAAATTGATTTAGAGCAAGAACCGCCATTCTTTAAAGTTTCAGATACACACTATGCTGCTACGTGGTTGTTACACCCGGATGCACCAAAGGTTGAACCACCTGAGGCTGTTAAGAGGCGGCAGAACCAATATGTAGGTAACGCAGGTGTTGCTACATTAGAAAAAGTAACCACTGGGCAATTCCCTGGAAAAAAGGAGGGAAAGTAA
- the mecA gene encoding adaptor protein MecA, producing MEIERINENTVKFYISYGDIEERGFDREEIWYNRERSEELFWEMMDEVHGEEEFVVEGPLWIQVQALEKGLEVLVTKAQLSKDGQKFELPLPSDKIKDIPVDEKIEELLDQHFNPTHLEEEEILIEEDVLEFLIVFKDFEDIIMLSGRPGLDDLLTKLYHFEGKYYLYTEFPEDVFEEDEIDDILSILLEYGYETQITIHRVQEYGNEIISQNVFSELRKHFG from the coding sequence GTGGAGATTGAACGTATTAATGAGAATACAGTCAAATTTTACATTTCCTACGGAGATATTGAGGAAAGAGGTTTTGATCGCGAAGAAATTTGGTACAATCGTGAACGAAGCGAAGAACTCTTTTGGGAAATGATGGATGAAGTGCATGGTGAAGAGGAGTTTGTCGTAGAAGGTCCGCTTTGGATACAAGTTCAGGCTCTTGAAAAGGGGTTAGAAGTTCTTGTGACAAAAGCACAGCTTTCAAAGGATGGTCAAAAGTTCGAGCTCCCGCTTCCTAGTGATAAAATTAAGGATATTCCAGTTGATGAAAAAATTGAAGAGCTGTTAGACCAGCATTTCAATCCAACTCATCTTGAGGAAGAAGAAATCCTCATAGAGGAAGATGTCTTGGAATTTCTTATTGTATTTAAAGATTTTGAAGATATTATCATGCTATCAGGTCGTCCTGGATTAGATGACTTATTAACAAAGCTTTATCATTTTGAAGGAAAGTATTATCTGTATACGGAATTTCCTGAGGATGTATTTGAAGAGGATGAAATTGATGATATCCTAAGTATTCTACTTGAGTATGGCTATGAAACACAGATTACGATTCATCGTGTTCAAGAATATGGGAATGAAATAATATCCCAAAATGTTTTTTCAGAGTTAAGAAAACATTTTGGCTAA
- a CDS encoding DUF3899 domain-containing protein: MKHSLKKKFLILALTQLLIVIISFISNKEISLLSYINISFYISAILLLTSLLLYTIHSGFYDVIGKSFNLAFTRGENKRRFDDIPALSELITFDQKPLLFYGIINGLFMLCALCLYYL, translated from the coding sequence ATGAAACATAGTTTAAAGAAGAAATTTCTAATACTTGCCTTAACACAATTGTTAATTGTAATTATTTCCTTCATTTCCAATAAAGAAATCTCCTTACTCAGCTATATCAATATATCTTTTTATATTTCCGCTATTCTCCTTTTAACATCGTTACTGCTATATACGATCCATTCTGGTTTCTACGATGTCATCGGCAAGTCCTTTAATCTTGCTTTTACTAGAGGAGAAAATAAGAGGAGATTCGATGATATCCCAGCATTATCTGAATTGATTACATTCGATCAGAAACCCCTCCTTTTTTACGGAATCATAAATGGACTGTTCATGCTTTGTGCTCTTTGCCTTTATTATTTGTAG
- a CDS encoding competence protein CoiA → MLTAITKTGKKLCLGYDFKKEALLVLRSKEEFFCPICGESVQLKLGDQRIFHFAHKRGGTCQEFYDHESYYHLEGKKQLYQWLIKQNIPAVLEYFDKEIQQRPDIMFEFNGHKYAIEFQCSPIPEEIFSKRTRTYTANHYIPIWIMASSHLDEQKRKDIVSLSNFHYMFLRSSLPGGTYYIPSYCPEKQQFHFLESITPYSIKNAFTRHSIYQSEKMDFSKLLLPNTSNTMLLPNWKREVDKFMLNMTRYPDQMKKKFLLEIYNKCLNPFLLPPEIGLPVPHSILIQTPSVIWQTFIYLDVLANKSPNEFIPFHQVKNYFNKRIGRHEVVLRHLPQLADANPLQAVFEYFQYLCKLGILSNRGDKCFQMNEKIWIPHSNREKEESLVRFNQKHGLLFKIINEN, encoded by the coding sequence GTGTTAACCGCTATAACAAAGACGGGAAAAAAACTTTGTCTTGGCTATGACTTTAAGAAGGAGGCACTATTGGTATTAAGGAGCAAGGAAGAATTTTTTTGTCCCATATGCGGAGAAAGTGTTCAATTAAAATTAGGAGATCAGAGAATATTTCACTTTGCACATAAAAGGGGAGGAACCTGTCAGGAATTTTATGATCATGAATCCTACTATCACTTAGAAGGAAAAAAACAATTATATCAGTGGCTGATTAAACAAAACATTCCTGCAGTTTTAGAATACTTTGATAAAGAAATTCAGCAGCGTCCAGACATTATGTTTGAATTCAACGGTCATAAATACGCGATAGAGTTTCAATGCTCGCCAATACCTGAAGAAATTTTTAGTAAGAGAACAAGAACCTATACTGCTAATCATTACATTCCTATATGGATTATGGCTAGCAGTCACTTAGATGAACAAAAAAGGAAAGATATTGTTTCATTATCAAATTTTCATTATATGTTTTTACGCTCTTCTTTGCCAGGAGGAACCTATTATATTCCATCTTACTGCCCCGAAAAACAACAATTTCATTTCCTTGAATCAATTACACCCTATTCAATAAAAAATGCTTTTACTCGCCATAGCATCTACCAATCTGAAAAGATGGATTTTAGTAAATTACTCTTACCCAATACTTCCAATACTATGTTACTGCCAAATTGGAAAAGGGAAGTAGATAAGTTCATGCTTAATATGACAAGATATCCGGATCAGATGAAGAAGAAATTTCTTCTTGAAATCTACAATAAGTGCCTCAATCCATTTTTATTACCGCCTGAGATAGGCCTTCCTGTACCTCATTCGATACTCATTCAGACACCCTCTGTTATATGGCAAACGTTTATCTATCTTGATGTACTAGCCAATAAATCCCCTAACGAATTCATTCCCTTTCATCAAGTAAAGAACTATTTCAATAAGAGAATAGGTAGACATGAAGTGGTACTAAGACATTTGCCGCAGCTGGCGGACGCGAATCCATTACAAGCGGTATTCGAATATTTTCAGTACTTATGTAAGCTTGGTATTTTATCTAATAGAGGAGACAAGTGTTTTCAAATGAATGAAAAAATATGGATTCCTCATTCCAATAGGGAGAAAGAAGAAAGCTTGGTACGGTTTAACCAAAAACATGGATTGCTTTTTAAAATCATAAATGAAAACTAG
- the opp3C gene encoding oligopeptide ABC transporter permease has product MSNKEVIISKDLFTPAHVDPSKSEKIAKPSLSFWQDAWLRVRKNKGAVVSLVVLVILLLLAFVGPLITPYSFDTQTTKHNNLPPRIQGLENVHWLPFDGTLTRRDGTEYNAYEVRKVDAYYWFGTDNLGRDLFARVWKGTQVSLFIAFMAALIDMLIGVTYGAVSGYLGGKIDGFMQRVIEVIVGIPNLIVVVLMILVLKPGIIPIIIALTITGWTSMARVVRAQVLKFKGQEFVLAAKTLGATDSSIIFKHMIPNMFGVIIINTMFSIPNAIFFEAFLSFIGLGLQEPNASLGTLVNEGYKSMIAFPYQMIIPSIMIALIMVCFNLVADGLRDALDPKMRD; this is encoded by the coding sequence ATGAGCAATAAAGAAGTGATTATCTCGAAAGATCTGTTTACACCTGCTCATGTAGACCCATCAAAAAGTGAAAAAATTGCCAAGCCAAGTTTGAGTTTCTGGCAGGATGCTTGGTTGCGTGTTCGTAAAAATAAAGGTGCAGTTGTAAGTTTAGTTGTTCTGGTTATTTTACTTTTACTGGCTTTTGTTGGCCCTCTTATTACACCTTATTCTTTTGACACACAAACAACTAAACATAATAACCTACCACCAAGGATTCAAGGTTTAGAAAATGTTCACTGGCTTCCTTTTGATGGAACTTTAACACGAAGAGACGGTACAGAATATAACGCATATGAAGTCCGTAAAGTTGATGCTTACTATTGGTTTGGTACAGACAATTTAGGCCGTGACCTATTTGCACGTGTATGGAAAGGTACACAAGTTTCCCTTTTCATTGCTTTTATGGCTGCCTTAATTGATATGTTGATTGGTGTTACGTATGGGGCGGTTTCAGGATACTTAGGTGGAAAAATAGATGGATTCATGCAACGGGTTATTGAGGTTATCGTTGGTATCCCTAACTTGATTGTCGTTGTATTAATGATTCTTGTTCTTAAGCCTGGTATTATTCCAATTATCATTGCCTTAACAATTACTGGCTGGACTAGTATGGCCCGTGTAGTTCGTGCACAGGTATTAAAGTTTAAGGGTCAGGAATTTGTTTTGGCTGCAAAAACACTAGGAGCTACTGATAGCTCAATTATTTTCAAACACATGATTCCAAATATGTTTGGTGTCATTATCATTAACACCATGTTCTCTATTCCAAATGCAATATTCTTTGAAGCGTTCTTAAGCTTCATTGGATTAGGTCTTCAAGAACCAAATGCATCTTTAGGAACCTTGGTAAACGAAGGATATAAATCAATGATTGCATTCCCATATCAAATGATTATACCTTCCATTATGATTGCATTAATTATGGTATGTTTTAACTTAGTAGCTGATGGATTACGTGATGCTCTTGATCCAAAAATGCGTGATTAA
- the spxA gene encoding transcriptional regulator SpxA, whose protein sequence is MVTLYTSPSCTSCRKAKSWLEEHEIPYTERNIFSEPLSMEEIKEILRMTEDGTDEIISTRSKTFQKLNVNLDSMPLQDLFGLIKENPGLLRRPIIIDEKRLQVGYNEDEIRRFLPRKVRTFQLREAQRMVN, encoded by the coding sequence ATGGTTACGCTATACACTTCACCAAGTTGTACATCATGTCGGAAAGCAAAATCATGGTTAGAAGAGCATGAGATTCCATACACTGAAAGAAATATTTTCTCTGAGCCATTATCCATGGAAGAAATTAAAGAAATTCTTCGAATGACAGAAGATGGAACAGACGAAATTATTTCGACGAGATCAAAGACATTCCAGAAATTAAATGTGAATTTAGATTCAATGCCCCTTCAAGATTTATTTGGATTAATTAAAGAAAATCCTGGTCTGTTACGACGTCCCATTATCATTGATGAAAAGCGTCTTCAGGTGGGCTATAACGAAGATGAAATTAGACGTTTTTTACCAAGAAAAGTGCGTACCTTCCAACTTAGGGAAGCACAAAGGATGGTAAACTAA